One window of Puntigrus tetrazona isolate hp1 chromosome 14, ASM1883169v1, whole genome shotgun sequence genomic DNA carries:
- the LOC122357204 gene encoding uncharacterized protein LOC122357204 isoform X2 translates to MTNAAIIRFTIFSQCQNLPLCGSLLLRFPRFCCYINCLCCVKHSFIKCLFFVCLDWSLSFISRAILETIYSKNNLHSSLQLNAWFGIFSEQQFFLLCLNSLILTTVLEESDVLYIGIQMQLTAEGRIQHNRPSMDEVPASVTTSNHTYSVQKSEVLTGYLRGTGAPEMEGWWIPLNERLQRLSTDVSHALLSVAPECFAVFRDGYFDSHSRTVERFSHVTEDGTAVMLIFTDLNDMASGLLQLFQNRGAHSTYEFMPVSFEIEQRSAITMPSAACQSLSQVTSSLPEPQGNVGDQKKGRLKYVIKTSKQRRNA, encoded by the exons ATGACAAATGCAGCGATAATTCGGTTTACCATTTTTAGTCAATGTCAAAATTTGCCTTTATGTGGATCATTATTGCTCCGGTTTCCTCGgttttgttgttatattaacTGTCTCTGTTGTGTgaagcattcatttataaaatgtcttttctttgtttgtttagattGGTCATTGAGCTTTATCTCCCGAGCAATTCTTGAG ACCATCTATTCAAAGAACAACCTACATTCTTCTCTGCAGTTGAACGCCTG GTTTGGGATTTTCTCAGAGCAGCAGTTCTTCTTGCTGTGTTTAAACAGCCTGATCTTGACAACAGTCCTAGAGGAGAGTGATGTTTTGTACATCGGCATTCAAATGCAGCTTACTGCTGAAGGAAGAATCCAACACAATCGTCCAAGCATGGATGAAGTGCCTGCGAGCGTCACAACTTCTAACCACACCTACAGCGTCCAAAAGTCAGAAGTGTTGACGGGATATCTGAGAGGGACGGGAGCTCCAGAAATGGAAGGATGGTGGATTCCTCTCAATGAAAGACTTCAGCGTCTGTCAACAGATGTCAGCCATGCACTGCTTAGTGTTGCTCCAGAGTGCTTTGCTGTGTTCAGAGATGGATATTTTGATTCACATTCCAGAACTGTTGAACGTTTCTCACATGTAACAGAGGATGGAACTGCAGTCATGTTGATTTTCACTGACCTGAATGACATGGCCAGCGGATTACTTCAGCTTTTTCAGAATCGTGGTGCTCACAGTACCTACGAATTCATGCCCGTTTCATTTGAAATAGAGCAACGGTCAGCGATAACAATGCCATCTGCAGCTTGCCAGTCACTCTCACAAGTAACTTCATCTCTGCCTGAACCACAAGGAAATGTTGGTGACCAAAAAAAGGGGCGTCTTAAATATGTCATCAAAACAAGCAAGCAGAGAAGAAATGCGTAA
- the nitr14b gene encoding novel immune-type receptor 14b isoform X1 gives MFYLHFFYSFSLFTLKDRWDYSVFAGTARPPVHQPDQVRTVALGNAVTLQCFSDKDNIFWYKQIAGRRPQVISALQKKSDPRFFNEFKNHRFSANRLGTTSNLTISDVVRSDQAVYYCGTKAFYIEFGSGTRLIVQDLASNTSESDRLSDLTECHHKRFENSTHQVKDDISEESLRPAVLGLACALGLCGVLIFALVGFILKMQGSGNDNHVKGVQVRG, from the exons atgttttatttacatttcttttacagCTTTTCATTGTTTACTTTAAAGGATCGCTGGGATTATTCAGTTTTTGCAGGTACTGCACGTCCTCCCGTTCATCAGCCAGATCAAGTCAGAACTGTGGCTCTTGGCAACGCGGTTACTCTTCAGTGTTTTTCCGATAAAGACAACATATTTTGGTACAAGCAAATTGCTGGACGACGACCTCAAGTCATATCAGCATTGCAGAAAAAGTCAGACCCCAGATTTTTCAATGAATTCAAAAATCATCGATTCTCAGCCAACAGATTGGGCACAACCTCCAATCTGACCATTTCAGACGTCGTTCGGTCGGACCAAGCGGTGTACTACTGTGgaacaaaagcattttatatcGAGTTTGGGAGCGGAACACGTCTGATCGTTCaag ATTTAGCCTCAAATACCTCAGAGTCCGATCGTCTAAGTGACTTGACAGAATGCCATCATAAACGCTTTGAAAACAGTACACACCAAGTGAAGGACG ACATTTCAGAAGAAAGCCTCCGTCCAGCAGTGCTTGGATTGGCGTGTGCTTTGGGACTTTGTGGAGTTCTAATCTTTGCTCTAGTGGGGTTTATATTGAAGA TGCAGGGTTCTGGAAATGACAACCACGTGAAAGGTGTTCAGGTAAGAGGATGA
- the nitr14b gene encoding novel immune-type receptor 14b isoform X2, which translates to MIAWTFLTVLCLLLFAGTARPPVHQPDQVRTVALGNAVTLQCFSDKDNIFWYKQIAGRRPQVISALQKKSDPRFFNEFKNHRFSANRLGTTSNLTISDVVRSDQAVYYCGTKAFYIEFGSGTRLIVQDLASNTSESDRLSDLTECHHKRFENSTHQVKDDISEESLRPAVLGLACALGLCGVLIFALVGFILKMQGSGNDNHVKGVQVRG; encoded by the exons ATGATCGCTTGGACGTTTCTTACTGTTCTTTGCCTTTTGC TTTTTGCAGGTACTGCACGTCCTCCCGTTCATCAGCCAGATCAAGTCAGAACTGTGGCTCTTGGCAACGCGGTTACTCTTCAGTGTTTTTCCGATAAAGACAACATATTTTGGTACAAGCAAATTGCTGGACGACGACCTCAAGTCATATCAGCATTGCAGAAAAAGTCAGACCCCAGATTTTTCAATGAATTCAAAAATCATCGATTCTCAGCCAACAGATTGGGCACAACCTCCAATCTGACCATTTCAGACGTCGTTCGGTCGGACCAAGCGGTGTACTACTGTGgaacaaaagcattttatatcGAGTTTGGGAGCGGAACACGTCTGATCGTTCaag ATTTAGCCTCAAATACCTCAGAGTCCGATCGTCTAAGTGACTTGACAGAATGCCATCATAAACGCTTTGAAAACAGTACACACCAAGTGAAGGACG ACATTTCAGAAGAAAGCCTCCGTCCAGCAGTGCTTGGATTGGCGTGTGCTTTGGGACTTTGTGGAGTTCTAATCTTTGCTCTAGTGGGGTTTATATTGAAGA TGCAGGGTTCTGGAAATGACAACCACGTGAAAGGTGTTCAGGTAAGAGGATGA
- the LOC122357204 gene encoding uncharacterized protein LOC122357204 isoform X1, with the protein MTNAAIIRFTIFSQCQNLPLCGSLLLRFPRFCCYINCLCCVKHSFIKCLFFVCLDWSLSFISRAILEQYEHYKVSTAQYPTIYSKNNLHSSLQLNAWFGIFSEQQFFLLCLNSLILTTVLEESDVLYIGIQMQLTAEGRIQHNRPSMDEVPASVTTSNHTYSVQKSEVLTGYLRGTGAPEMEGWWIPLNERLQRLSTDVSHALLSVAPECFAVFRDGYFDSHSRTVERFSHVTEDGTAVMLIFTDLNDMASGLLQLFQNRGAHSTYEFMPVSFEIEQRSAITMPSAACQSLSQVTSSLPEPQGNVGDQKKGRLKYVIKTSKQRRNA; encoded by the exons ATGACAAATGCAGCGATAATTCGGTTTACCATTTTTAGTCAATGTCAAAATTTGCCTTTATGTGGATCATTATTGCTCCGGTTTCCTCGgttttgttgttatattaacTGTCTCTGTTGTGTgaagcattcatttataaaatgtcttttctttgtttgtttagattGGTCATTGAGCTTTATCTCCCGAGCAATTCTTGAG CAGTACGAGCACTACAAAGTCTCCACCGCACAATATCCA ACCATCTATTCAAAGAACAACCTACATTCTTCTCTGCAGTTGAACGCCTG GTTTGGGATTTTCTCAGAGCAGCAGTTCTTCTTGCTGTGTTTAAACAGCCTGATCTTGACAACAGTCCTAGAGGAGAGTGATGTTTTGTACATCGGCATTCAAATGCAGCTTACTGCTGAAGGAAGAATCCAACACAATCGTCCAAGCATGGATGAAGTGCCTGCGAGCGTCACAACTTCTAACCACACCTACAGCGTCCAAAAGTCAGAAGTGTTGACGGGATATCTGAGAGGGACGGGAGCTCCAGAAATGGAAGGATGGTGGATTCCTCTCAATGAAAGACTTCAGCGTCTGTCAACAGATGTCAGCCATGCACTGCTTAGTGTTGCTCCAGAGTGCTTTGCTGTGTTCAGAGATGGATATTTTGATTCACATTCCAGAACTGTTGAACGTTTCTCACATGTAACAGAGGATGGAACTGCAGTCATGTTGATTTTCACTGACCTGAATGACATGGCCAGCGGATTACTTCAGCTTTTTCAGAATCGTGGTGCTCACAGTACCTACGAATTCATGCCCGTTTCATTTGAAATAGAGCAACGGTCAGCGATAACAATGCCATCTGCAGCTTGCCAGTCACTCTCACAAGTAACTTCATCTCTGCCTGAACCACAAGGAAATGTTGGTGACCAAAAAAAGGGGCGTCTTAAATATGTCATCAAAACAAGCAAGCAGAGAAGAAATGCGTAA